A stretch of the Aspergillus puulaauensis MK2 DNA, chromosome 6, nearly complete sequence genome encodes the following:
- a CDS encoding Zn(II)2Cys6 transcription factor (COG:S;~EggNog:ENOG410PVFN;~InterPro:IPR036864,IPR021858,IPR001138;~PFAM:PF00172;~go_function: GO:0000981 - DNA-binding transcription factor activity, RNA polymerase II-specific [Evidence IEA];~go_function: GO:0008270 - zinc ion binding [Evidence IEA];~go_process: GO:0006355 - regulation of transcription, DNA-templated [Evidence IEA]), translating into MSETFSRKLAASANQGPRQSRSCKVCRARKVKCDRVRPCHACCTHGYPSKCVYEIAPGEDFKPISQLDEIRNLRAEIRELTSRLDGSSSRSNRRSKQLHTLFKTVRSAPENVVDRLLTEIRGSHREPHRLVAAPEPWQGTEEYSDIRGPDDDGESPEATDDDLSRLMIQRSFSRDSSSTSDDSAYGSICRMDASKSMLDVFIERFVDAFSPEVDIKSGQAGAIRRAAEIRMFSPILSDAFDSVSQVFFGRSVQNKSIEVQGFSYYPRVLRSLQEALLDSERSKAESTLATVILLMAFESVERTSHASVIAHVNGAVRLIEHRGPENHMYGVEHLLFTELRPYWVSASFNRRAPSFLAREEWKTIPWAAGTTQKNILHYLLDLAVEIPTMLSQSDELEAGINTGILSNHEKTVKQAALWNELGDLTNRFALWKINWVDGYPDGPPREVEAGDGSQFPVFHFRDLRTGAVVTPTKFEYPDLLLSQTMCIYFTVRLILSSVDTRPADRVGPLEQYDLACGICRSLEWYILKAPGNMINRLAFPVRVAWEAFPSGGPERRFLYDVLKLVEKRHSLGLWGSDMEELSPRHGSPPKANSPPRTEA; encoded by the exons ATGTCGGAGACCTTTTCCAGAAAGCTTGCCGCCAGCGCCAACCAGGGACCGCGTCAGTCCAGGTCTTGTAAAGTTTGCCGCGCTCGTAAGGTCAAG TGCGATCGCGTGAGACCCTGCCACGCATGTTGTACTCACGGATACCCGTCCAAATGCGTGTACGAAATCGCTCCTGGCGAAGACTTCAAGCCGATTTCCCAGCTCGATGAGATTCGCAACTTGCGTGCTGAAATCAGGGAATTGACGTCGAGACTCGATGGCA GCTCGAGTCGGTCAAATCGACGCTCAAAACAGCTGCACACTCTGTTTAAGACCGTCCGATCTGCCCCTGAAAATGTGGTAGACCGTCTTCTTACAGAAATCAGAGGCTCTCACAGAGAGCCGCATCGGCTGGTTGCAGCCCCTGAACCTTGGCAAGGCACCGAAG AATATAGTGATATCAGAGGCCCtgacgacgacggcgaaTCCCCGGAGGCTACAGATGACGATTTGTCGCGCCTGATGATCCAACGCAGCTTTTCCCGCGATTCTTCCTCAACAAGCGATGACTCTGCCTACGGGTCTATCTGTCGGATGGACGCGAGCAAATCCATGCTTGATGTTTTTATTGAGCGATTCGTTGACGCCTTTAGTCCCGAGGTTGACATCAAGTCTGGGCAAGCCGGGGCGATACGAAGGGCTGCCGAGATCCGCATGTTTTCGCCCATCCTGAGCGATGCCTTCGACTCGGTCAGTCAAGTCTTCTTCGGACGGTCTGTACAAAATAAGTCGATTGAAGTACAGGGTTTCTCGTATTATCCTCGTGTCCTACGAAGCTTGCAGGAGGCTTTGTTAGACTCTGAGCGAAGCAAGGCGGAGTCGACACTGGCTACTGTCATATTGCTGATGGCGTTCGAG AGTGTCGAGCGTACTTCTCACGCATCAGTAATCGCACACGTAAATGGCGCCGTGCGTTTGATCGAGCACCGCGGCCCGGAAAACCATATGTATGGCGTCGAGCACCTTCTATTCACCGAGCTTCGTCCATACTGG GTATCTGCATCTTTCAACCGCCGCGCCCCCTCCTTCCTTGCCCGAGAAGAGTGGAAAACAATACCTTGGGCCGCTGGCACCACTCAAAAGAACATCCTCCACTACCTACTAGACTTGGCAGTCGAAATCCCAACCATGCTATCGCAATCCGATGAACTCGAAGCCGGAATAAACACAGGTATACTCAGTAATCATGAAAAGACGGTCAAGCAGGCGGCGTTATGGAACGAACTCGGTGATCTCACAAACCGGTTCGCCTTGTGGAAGATCAACTGGGTGGATGGTTATCCAGATGGCCCACCGCGGGAAGTTGAAGCCGGTGACGGGAGCCAGTTCCCCGTGTTTCACTTTCGCGACCTCCGCACGGGCGCGGTCGTTACACCCACAAAATTCGAATACCCCGACCTCCTTCTTAGCCAAACGATGTGTATATATTTCACCGTTCGTTTGATATTGTCGTCCGTCGACACGCGGCCTGCAGATCGCGTCGGGCCGCTAGAGCAGTACGATCTCGCGTGCGGCATCTGCCGCAGCCTTGAGTGGTACATTTTGAAGGCTCCCGGAAACATGATAAATCGCCTCGCATTCCCCGTTCGTGTCGCGTGGGAGGCGTTCCCGAGCGGTGGCCCCGAGCGCAGGTTCCTCTACGATGTGTTGAAGTTGGTAGAGAAACGTCACTCCTTGGGTTTGTGGGGAAGTGACATGGAGGAGCTGTCTCCGAGACATGGGTCCCCTCCAAAGGCTAACTCGCCTCCGAGAACAGAAGCCTAG
- a CDS encoding putative MFS transporter (COG:G;~EggNog:ENOG410PM6W;~InterPro:IPR020846,IPR011701,IPR036259;~PFAM:PF07690;~TransMembrane:12 (i38-55o79-101i108-125o131-157i169-191o203-225i278-297o309-328i340-360o366-387i399-418o430-453i);~go_function: GO:0022857 - transmembrane transporter activity [Evidence IEA];~go_process: GO:0055085 - transmembrane transport [Evidence IEA]), whose protein sequence is MADVAAEKGELAHDEELNYVGTLSPEELAIEKKLRRRIDGIVMPLVILVYLMNYIDRNNYAAAKLQGMPEDVGLVGDQYQTGLSILFVGYILMQVPSNLLLNYMGRPSLYLGFFIVAWGLVSALTSQVTNYGGVVACRFILGLVEAPFFAGVLFYLSKWYTKKELALRMSIFYSGSLLSGAFGNLIAAGILNGLAGERGISAWQWLYIIEGAITVFIGLVVCVVLPDFPENWRLLPEEMKHVATKRLAIEAAQADIDSGGGMSQVKGLKMAFSDIKTYALAIAYMAITGASGFQNFFPTLTETLGYGETISLLLVAPPYIFMVFYSMTHSYLSDRFQNRFWFFVYPIPITIVGFVIFMTTDGFGPRYFSFFLMIFVFAQNGTVYSWVAGAIPRPPAKRAAAYAFINSIGNSASIWTPYTYREVDEPYYRPAMGVCIALQILGAVMAVFMYFHLKSLNKRQERFEDVSAILTDKEVNTLQKIADREGIDVPAARLLQSGFRYVL, encoded by the exons ATGGCCGACGTCGCCGCTGAAAAGGGGGAGCTTGCCCACGATGAGGAGTTGAATTATGTCGGGACGCTGTCGCCGGAGGAGTTGGCGATCGAGAAGAAGTTGCGCCGGCGCATTGACGGCATCGTTATGCCGTTGGTTATTCTCGTTTACCTGATGAATTATATTGATCG AAACAATTATGCGGCAGCAAAGCTCCAGGGAATGCCAGAGGACGTCGGCCTGGTCGGCGACCAGTACCAAACCGGCCTCTCGATTCTCTTTGTGGGTTATATTCTCATGCAGGTCCCTTCCAACCTACTCCTCAACTATATGGGCCGTCCGTCGCTTTACCTCGGTTTCTTTATCGTTGCCTGGGGCCTCGTATCAGCCCTGACCAGCCAGGTCACCAACTATGGCGGAGTCGTCGCTTGTCGTTTTATTCTCGGTTTGGTCGAAGCacccttcttcgccggcgtgCTGTTTTATCTGTCTAAGTGGTACACAAAGAAGGAGTTGGCCCTCCGAATGAGTATTTTCTACTCTGGCTCCCTGCTTAGCGGTGCCTTTGGGAACCTCATCGCGGCTGGTATCCTTAACGGTTTGGCGGGCGAACGTGGCATATCCGCCTGGCAATGGCTGTATATCATCGAAGGTGCCATCACCGTCTTTATCGGCCTAGTCGTGTGCGTCGTCCTCCCAGACTTCCCCGAGAACTGGCGCTTGCTCCCCGAAGAAATGAAGCACGTCGCAACGAAGCGTCTCGCCATCGAAGCCGCCCAAGCAGACATCGActccggcggcggcatgAGCCAAGTTAAAGGTCTGAAAATGGCTTTCAGCGACATCAAAACCTACGCCCTTGCCATCGCTTACATGGCCATCACTGGAGCCAGCGGTTTCCAAAACTTCTTCCCAACCCTCACCGAAACTCTCGGATACGGCGAAaccatctccctcctcctcgtcgcaCCCCCCTACATCTTCATGGTCTTCTACTCCATGACCCACTCCTACCTCTCCGACCGCTTCCAAAACCGCTTCTGGTTCTTCGTCTACCCAATCCCCATCACAATCGTCGGCTTCGTCATTTTCATGACCACAGACGGATTCGGACCCCGctacttctccttcttcctcatgatcttcgtcttcgcccaAAACGGCACCGTTTACTCCTGGGTCGCGGGTGCTATCCCCCGTCCGCCCGCAAAGCGCGCCGCAGCCTATGCCTTCATCAACAGTATCGGTAACTCCGCCTCCATCTGGACCCCGTATACCTACCGCGAAGTAGACGAGCCCTACTACCGCCCCGCCATGGGCGTCTGCATTGCCCTCCAGATCCTCGGCGCCGTCATGGCTGTGTTCATGTACTTCCACCTCAAGTCCCTGAATAAGCGCCAGGAGCGCTTCGAGGATGTCTCTGCCATCCTTACGGATAAGGAGGTCAACACGTTGCAGAAGATTGCAGACCGCGAGGGTATTGATGTTCCTGCTGCGCGTCTCCTGCAGAGTGGGTTCCGTTATGTGCTTTaa
- a CDS encoding NRDE family protein (COG:S;~EggNog:ENOG410PGNZ;~InterPro:IPR008551;~PFAM:PF05742) produces the protein MCIAILTTTHPTYRFIILNNRDEFLSRPTAPARWWSSPGSSTNTAATSPPVLSARDLARPAHGTWLGINKVGRVGVLTNCLETDCARAVGGRSRGSVIKDWLTSCPSGERMGGHARDVNGKEQGSIEEFVSSLADLGDVGGFNLLIGDVREADHGRGLAIISNRRAGGALASDSASLSGYCAPSGEAREQLQVRWVDWGGIESGTGETIALSNMTLGDDDHQSKWKKVALGEKLTAEAVGASLRAGDEEDVLIERLFEVLSTDTLPCLPGGFEESAEAYLGLLRESIYIPVIGKAVQHRKDKGATVLNPSYMDGLYGTQTQTVMLIGHDGRVRLIARTLFDEGGRRLSGEESESRFDFVVGMS, from the exons ATGTGTATTGCAATTCTAACAACAACACACCCGACCTACCGGTTCATCATTCTTAATAACCGCGAT GAATTCCTCAGTCGCCCAACTGCCCCTGCAAGGTGGTGGTCATCCCCTGGCAGTTCTACGAATACGGCGGCTACATCTCCGCCGGTCCTCTCGGCCCGCGACCTCGCGCGTCCAGCACACGGCACCTGGCTCGGGATCAACAAGGTTGGCCGGGTAGGTGTGTTGACAAACTGTCTTGAGACGGACTGTGCGAGGGCTGTCGGGGGCAGGAGTCGCGGAAGCGTTATCAAGGACTGGTTAACTTCTTGTCCCTCTGGAGAACGAATGGGAGGCCACGCCAGGGATGTTAATGGGAAGGAACAAGGAAGCATTGAAGAGTTCGTGAGCTCATTGGCCGACCTAGGAGACGTGGGCGGGTTTAACCTGTTGATTGGGGACGTGAGAGAGGCGGACCATGGCCGGGGTTTGGCGATAATTTCGAATCGCAGGGCCGGTGGTGCCTTGGCGTCGGACTCGGCGTCGTTGTCGGGCTACTGTGCTCCATCTGGGGAAGCAAGGGAGCAGCTGCAGGTGAGGTGGGTTGACTGGGGTGGCATTGAGAGTGGAACTGGGGAGACGATCGCGCTGAGCAATATGACGTTGGGAGACGACGATCACCAGTCGAAATGGAAGAAGGTTGCCTTGGGAGAGAAACTCACGGCCGAAGCAGTCGGCGCAAGTTTGCGAGcaggcgacgaggaagacgtcCTCATTGAAAGGCTGTTTGAGGTCCTATCGACGGATACCTTGCCCTGTCTTCCAGGGGGCTTCGAGGAGAGCGCAGAGGCGTATTTGGGGTTGCTGCGGGAGAGTATCTATATTCCAGTCATTGGGAAGGCAGTGCAGCATCGAAAAGATAAGGGAGCGACCGTGCTAAACCCGTCGTACATGGATGGACTCTATGGcacacagacacagacagtGATGCTGATCGGGCATGATGGGAGGGTGCGGTTGATTGCGCGGACCCTGTTTGATGAAGGGGGGCGCAGGCTTTCAggggaggagagcgagagccGGTTTGACTTTGTGGTGGGGATGAGCTGA
- a CDS encoding cation diffusion facilitator family transporter (COG:P;~EggNog:ENOG410PVP6;~InterPro:IPR027469,IPR002524,IPR036837;~PFAM:PF01545;~TransMembrane:6 (i12-35o41-60i80-100o115-134i193-221o233-250i);~go_component: GO:0016021 - integral component of membrane [Evidence IEA];~go_function: GO:0008324 - cation transmembrane transporter activity [Evidence IEA];~go_process: GO:0006812 - cation transport [Evidence IEA];~go_process: GO:0055085 - transmembrane transport [Evidence IEA]), translated as MELRISRIQRLSAVIGISMSFFLAEIAVGFYTGSLALVADAFHYLSDIIGFMVALVAAVVEERHSPPQSLTFGWQRSQLVGAFFNGVLLFGLGISIFLQSLERFITLEIVDDPKLVMIVGCVGFGLNIISVLFLHEHDHGDGHGHGHDHGHSIAEQETGNEINPDSGFPVDETHIYHKHSLNAKPNSKSDFDLALMGVFIHVMGDCANNLGVIIAGLVIWLADYHGRYYADPAVSMAIAVMIFFSSLPLIKRSGLILLQSAPDGVEHEDVKHDLLQIPGIRAVHELHIWRLNQKKSLASAHIILESDRAADFPALATTVKECFHAYGIHSVTLQPETAVVQEGAITVNPGGGMTRVEDSESHDQGDKYAGEQCHLLCGKMCADLSCCE; from the exons ATGGAGTTGAGGATATCACGGATTCAGCGCCTCAGTGCTGTGATAGGGATCTCCATGTCCTTCTTCCTTGCCGAGATAGCTG TTGGCTTCTATACTGGCTCGCTTGCTCTTGTCGCGGATGCATTTCACTAT CTCAGTGATATCATTGGATTCATGGTTGCACTTGTCGCTGCTGTG GTTGAGGAAAGACACTCCCCGCCGCAGTCTCTCACATTCGGGTGGCAACGATCGCAACTGGTAGGCGCATTCTTCAATGGGGTCTTGCTATTTGGACTCGGGATTAGTATCTTCTTACAGTCCCTTGAGCGGTTTATCACGTTGGAGA TCGTGGATGATCCAAAACTGGTCATGATTGTTGGATGCGTGGGCTTTGGTCTCAACATTATCAGTGTTCTATTCTTACACG AACACGACCACGGAGATGGCCATGGTCATGGCCATGACCATGGACATTCGATCGCAGAACAAGAGACTGGCAACGAAATCAACCCCGATTCCGGTTTCCCAGTCGATGAGACG CACATCTACCATAAGCACTCTCTAAATGCCAAACCCAATTCGAAGAGTGACTTCGATCTCGCCTTAATGGGCGTGTTCATCCATGTTATGGGCGATTGTGCTAACAATCTCGGAGTCATTATCGCCGGTCTCGTtatctggctggctgattACCACGGACGCTACTACGCAGACCCTGCAGTAAGCATGGCCATTGCTGTCATGATATTCTTCTCGTCCCTGCCTTTGA TAAAACGAAGCGGTCTTATCCTCCTTCAGAGCGCTCCTGATGGCGTTGAGCATGAGGATGTGAAGCATGATTTACTTCAG ATCCCAGGTATCCGCGCTGTCCATGAGCTCCACATATGGCGCCTGAATCAGAAGAAATCCCTTGCCTCCGCACATATTATCCTCGAGAGTGATAGAGCAGCGGACTTTCCCGCGCTTGCAACGACTGTAAAGGAGTGTTTCCATGCATACGGTATTCATTCTGTGACGCTTCAGCCAGAAACAGCGGTGGTGCAGGAGGGCGCTATCACGGTCAACCCAGGGGGTGGAATGACAAGGGTAGAAGATAGTGAATCTCACGACCAGGGTGATAAATATGCCGGGGAGCAGTGTCATCTTTTGTGTGGGAAGATGTGTGCGGATTTGTCGTGCTGCGAGTAG
- a CDS encoding TauD/TfdA dioxygenase family protein (COG:I;~EggNog:ENOG410PUGH;~InterPro:IPR042098,IPR003819;~PFAM:PF02668;~go_function: GO:0016491 - oxidoreductase activity [Evidence IEA];~go_process: GO:0055114 - oxidation-reduction process [Evidence IEA]), which yields MADFQARNHISPDSGFPITLHPNYNPRIKDHVPPESAREPLTPPPDRALFADPDKKSLFSVANRVDLTESIGTVLENVQLSQLTDQQLDELALLVSERGVVFFRKQDLTTEKQVELFQHYGILDRHPAQKDQKFVIIKGSREDHRELLKYTPWPQADFHADTSFEINPPSYSLLRMEEHPPVGGDTAWVSQYGLYDVLSGAMKKFAEGLHAVHTSRLQYDTILDYWQAKTNRAPIDTHHPAVRTHPVTGLKALNVNPGFVTGFAELKKPESDKILDFFAYHIHSGDDHAVRWKWDVGSVAMWDNRCTLHRVIPGSFEGPRRGIRTTVFGEKPYFDANSKGRQE from the exons ATGGCCGACTTCCAGGCGCGTAACCACATTTCGCCAGACTCTGGGTTCCCCATTACTCTTCACCCAAACTATAACCCCAGGATCAAGGACCATGTCCCACCGGAGTCTGCGCGTGAACCACTGACCCCGCCCCCCGATCGAGCCCTCTTCGCCGATCCAGACAAGAAGAGTCTTTTCTCGGTTGCTAACCGCGTTGACCTGACCGAGTCCATTGGCACCGTCCTGGAAAATGTCCAGCTTTCGCAGTTGACGGACCAGCAGCTCGACGAATTGGCCCTTTTGGTCAGCGAGAGAGGGGTCGTCTTTTTCAGGAAGCAGGACCTGACAACTGAGAAGCAGGTGGAGTTATTCCAGCATTATG GTATCTTAGACAGACACCCAGCGCAGAAG GATCAAAAG TTTGTGATTATCAAAGGGAGCCGAGAGGACCACCGCGAGCTCCTAAAGTACACCCCCTGG cctcaggcagatTTCCATGCAGACACTTCATTTGAGATCAATC CCCCATCATACTCTCTCTTGAGAATGGAAGAGCACCCTCCAGTTGGCGGAGACACTGCCTGG GTCTCGCAATATGGCCTCTATGATGTCCTAAGCGGAGCAATGAAGAAGTTCGCCGAAGGCCTTCACGCTGTCCATACGTCCCGGTTGCAAT ATGACACTATCCTCGATTACTGGCAAGCGAAAACAAATCGAGCACCCATCGACACCCACCACCCTGCGGTGCGAACCCACCCCGTAACCGGGCTGAAGGCACTCAATGTCAATCCAGGCTTTGTTACGGGATTCGCTGAGCTTAAAAAACCCGAGTCCGATAAGATACTTGATTTCTTTGCATATCATATCCACTCGGGTGACGACCATGCTGTTCGCTGGAAGTGGGATGTTGGTAGCGTGGCCATGTGGGATAACCG TTGCACACTCCATCGCGTTATCCCAGGTTCATTCGAGGGACCTCGCCGGGGAATTCGAACAACTGTTTTCGGCGAGAAAC CATATTTTGACGCGAATAGCAAGGGCCGGCAGGAATAA
- a CDS encoding uncharacterized protein (COG:S;~EggNog:ENOG410PJ07;~InterPro:IPR036864,IPR007219,IPR001138;~PFAM:PF00172,PF04082;~go_function: GO:0000981 - DNA-binding transcription factor activity, RNA polymerase II-specific [Evidence IEA];~go_function: GO:0003677 - DNA binding [Evidence IEA];~go_function: GO:0008270 - zinc ion binding [Evidence IEA];~go_process: GO:0006351 - transcription, DNA-templated [Evidence IEA];~go_process: GO:0006355 - regulation of transcription, DNA-templated [Evidence IEA]), with translation MGGSQPQPLSAAKRSIMKVNPQKHGASRKHRAVLSCTSCRKRKVKCDRLTPCTQCVRLNIGNTCTYPPAPRTPSVPESSPARSVRSRLAEDAPNTDSTPCPSNTRPVSASSMLGGELSGHGPDHGTSHESVFSTTQTCPNKAKHPEHSISTDSFVQFVAPLSFRGKQKRTRFFGRSHWATTLGMFPDLNSHLHAYYQDKQNPTNTDFAEYLSLKRLKHDMKGPDRLQQCDHQNQHSSRMKELLPDRSFAEYLMQLYFSTFEYTLRILHVPSFLDEWNTFWNHMETKPDRPCSSDIFLAKLLVVMACSACFATRGKLASVGLNEQSFMQMCHEWIEAVTTWLGAMAGHTQLNLDLIQIKCLLVLAKQGTAWEGDLASLAAGSLIREAILMGFHRDPSNFSHLSPYWAEMRKRLWLTIVELELQASLYNGAPLAISWDEFDCPPPSNIEDEDLTINSAHLPSPKPSTTATRMTFLIALSQTLQARMEVSRAINRVRLTVPYEEVMSMSESLSKGLADAPPELRSISTDGPPAGPDGSCPEFQRSFFLFLNYRCLLALHRPFFLRPAETRDEPFVFSRRACVQISLALLAQLEYTPRSNPNDQLVNSDTACPHILQLKGGMFRDDIFHAAITVCYELRLQAKDKVIDPFPGTISVYIDQSAHYQRMALFESVERAIKYFELKVYNEKRATKVFNILTMLFTSIKSQILAAEPSHSLDGQSDGSVLTIDDACPAASRRCRELLLADKPLVHSGADQGDVNLNQDTMALDHDGTLVQQGMQPVPPGNNQDINPGNLDLEWYFSLDPLSPYPINSWPELDPLMV, from the exons ATGGGTGGGTCACAGCCGCAACCGCTAAGCGCGGCGAAGCGGAGCATCATGAAAGTGAACCCCCAGAAGCATGGCGCCTCTCGGAAACATAGGGCTGTCCTTTCCTGCACATCGTGTCGCAAACGCAAAGTCAAATGTGATCGTTTGACGCCTTGTACTCAGTGCGTGCGGCTGAATATCGGAAATACCTGTACCTATCCTCCGGCTCCAAGAACTCCTTCTGTACCCGAATCCTCGCCCGCCCGCTCTGTTAGGTCTCGCTTAGCGGAGGATGCGCCTAATACTGATTCCACACCGTGCCCCAGTAACACACGCCCCGTTTCTGCATCGTCAATGCTGGGCGGGGAGTTGTCAGGTCATGGCCCGGACCACGGCACCAGTCATGAGTCGGTGTTTTCGACAACTCAGACATGTCCGAACAAGGCCAAGCACCCAGAACACTCTATATCCACCGACAGTTTTGTCCAATTTGTTGCCCCTCTCTCATTTAGGGGAAAGCAGAAGAGAACCAGGTTCTTCGGACGAAGTCACTGGGCCACGACTCTGGGGATG TTCCCTGACCTCAACTCCCACTTGCATGCCTACTATCAAGATAAACAAAATCCAACAAACACAGACTTCGCCGAATACTTGTCCCTCAAGCGGCTGAAGCACGATATGAAGGGCCCTGACAGACTACAGCAATGCGATCATCAAAACCAGCACTCCTCGAGAATGAAAGAACTATTACCGGACCGTAGTTTTGCGGAATATCTAATGCAGCTGTACTTCTCAACCTTTGAGTATACCCTTCGAATATTGCATGTTCCGTCCTTCCTCGATGAATGGAATACGTTTTGGAATCACATGGAAACCAAGCCTGATAGGCCATGCTCAAGTGATATTTTCCTTGCAAAGCTTCTCGTGGTGATGGCATGTTCTGCGTGCTTTGCCACTAGAGGAAAACTGGCGTCGGTTGGACTCAATGAGCAATCATTTATGCAGATGTGCCACGAGTGGATTGAAGCAGTGACAACTTGGTTAGGGGCAATGGCAGGCCATACTCAACTCAACCTCGACTTAATCCAAATAAAATGCCTGTTAGTTCTTGCAAAACAAGGGACAGCCTGGGAGGGAGACCTAGCAAGCCTTGCCGCAGGCTCCCTGATTAGAGAAGCCATCTTGATGGGCTTCCATCGAGATCCATCCAACTTCTCCCATCTTTCTCCATACTGGGCCGAAATGCGGAAACGGCTCTGGCTTACGATAGTAGAGTTGGAGCTTCAGGCATCCCTGTATAATGGGGCACCGCTTGCGATATCCTGGGATGAGTTTGACTGTCCTCCCCCATCCaatattgaagatgaggatcTCACCATTAACTCTGCACACCTGCCCTCGCCCAAGCCGTCTACTACTGCGACAAGGATGACTTTTCTTATTGCACTCTCTCAAACATTACAGGCCCGAATGGAGGTTTCCCGAGCCATAAACCGGGTGCGATTAACTGTACCCTACGAGGAAGTGATGAGCATGAGCGAGAGCCTCTCAAAGGGGCTTGCAGATGCACCACCTGAGCTTCGCAGCATCAGTACTGACGGACCCCCTGCTGGACCCGATGGCAGCTGTCCCGAATTCCAGCGAtcattctttctcttcctcaactATCGCTGCCTACTGGCCTTGCATAGGCCATTTTTCCTCAGGCCCGCAGAAACCCGAGACGAGCCTTTCGTGTTTTCACGCAGAGCCTGTGTGCAGATTAGTCTCGCGTTACTTGCTCAACTAGAGTATACCCCAAGGAGCAACCCAAATGACCAGCTCGTCAACAGCGACACCGCCTGTCCGCACATCTTACAACTCAAGGGAGGAATGTTCCGGGACGATATCTTCCACGCTGCCATAACTGTCTGCTATGAGCTTCGGCTGCAAGCTAAAGATAAAGTCATAGACCCGTTCCCGGGCACTATATCGGTCTATATAGACCAAAGTGCACATTACCAGCGCATGGCCCTTTTTGAGAGTGTGGAGAGGGCAATTAAGTATTTCGAGCTTAAGGTATATAACGAGAAAAGGGCTACTAAGGTGTTTAATATCTTGACTATGCTATTTACTTCAATAAAGAGTCAGATACTCGCCGCCGAGCCGTCCCATAGCTTGGATGGGCAATCCGATGGGTCTGTATTGACCATAGATGATGCTTGCCCAGCGGCgtctcgtcgctgtcgagaATTATTACTGGCAGATAAGCCGTTGGTACATTCAGGGGCTGACCAGGGAGACGTTAATCTC AACCAAGATACTATGGCACTGGACCATGACGGGACATTAGTACAGCAGGGCATGCAGCCAGTACCACCAGGCAATAACCAAGATATTAATCCT GGAAATCTGGATCTTGAGTGGTACTTCTCGCTGGACCCTCTATCTCCGTACCCGATTAATAGCTGGCCGGAGTTGGATCCGTTGATGGTATAA